A single window of Malus sylvestris chromosome 5, drMalSylv7.2, whole genome shotgun sequence DNA harbors:
- the LOC126623853 gene encoding probable zinc transporter 10: protein MAATKSHLKLIPIIFFILIISILTPKAYSQSDEDECSTENTSSCNDKSGAVPLKIIALVSILVTSMIGVSFPLVTRSIPAFHPDRNLFVIVKCFAGGIILATGFMHVLPDSYAMLQSSCLKENPWHKFPFSGFVAMLSAILTLMVDSMATSIYSRRCRTGVIPDNGETPAPEVDQEMAVVGAGHGHFHAHNHVVDKGENGDSQQLSRYRVVAMVLELGIIVHSVVIGLSLGASNNTCTIKGLVAALCFHQMFEGMGLGGCILQAEYKFMKKAIMVFFFSTTTPFGIAIGMAMTKSYKENSPKSLITVGLLNASSAGLLIYMALVDLLAADFMGPKLQRSIKLQIKSYIAVLLGAGGMSILAKWA from the exons ATGGCTGCCACCAAGTCACATTTGAAGCTCATCCCAATTATTTTCTTCATCCTAATTATCTCCATCCTCACCCCCAAAGCGTATTCACAGTCTGATGAGGACGAGTGCAGCACTGAAAACACCTCCTCCTGCAATGACAAGTCAGGTGCTGTGCCCCTCAAAATCATAGCCCTTGTATCAATTCTAGTCACAAGCATGATTGGAGTGAGCTTCCCTCTTGTCACTCGTTCCATACCAGCCTTCCACCCCGATCGAAACCTCTTCGTGATCGTCAAGTGCTTTGCAGGTGGCATCATTCTTGCCACTGGTTTCATGCACGTTTTGCCTGATTCATATGCCATGTTACAATCTAGTTGTTTAAAAGAAAATCCATGGCACAAGTTCCCTTTTTCTGGCTTTGTGGCTATGTTGTCTGCAATTCTGACTTTAATGGTGGACTCTATGGCCACTAGCATATACAGTAGGAGATGTAGAACTGGAGTTATCCCAGATAATGGTGAAACTCCAGCCCCGGAGGTAGACCAAGAGATGGCTGTGGTGGGTGCTGGGCATGGCCATTTTCATGCACACAACCATGTTGTTGACAAGGGAGAAAACGGAGACTCGCAACAGCTGTCCCGTTATCGTGTTGTTGCCATG GTATTAGAACTGGGTATCATTGTCCATTCAGTTGTTATAGGGCTTTCTCTTGGAGCTTCAAACAACACCTGCACAATTAAAGGTCTTGTAGCTGCGCTTTGCTTTCATCAAATGTTTGAAGGCATGGGTCTTGGCGGTTGCATTCTACAG GCTGAGTACAAGTTCATGAAGAAGGCCATAATGGTGTTCTTCTTCTCAACAACGACCCCATTTGGAATTGCAATTGGAATGGCTATGACAAAATCGTACAAAGAAAATAGTCCAAAGTCACTAATCACAGTAGGACTGCTTAATGCATCATCGGCTGGCCTTCTTATCTACATGGCATTGGTTGATCTTCTTGCTGCCGACTTCATGGGTCCAAAGTTGCAACGCAGCATTAAGCTCCAGATCAAATCTTACATTGCAGTTCTTTTGGGTGCAGGTGGCATGTCTATATTGGCAAAGTGGGCTTAA